The following proteins come from a genomic window of Flavobacterium crocinum:
- a CDS encoding Sec-independent protein translocase subunit TatA/TatB, giving the protein MFGIGGGELVFILFIVLMLFGSDKVPEIARTMGKAMAQLKNATNDIKSEIQKGAEANGLDSKSLNDLTGNINAEINNAKSNLLGDTGNLLGDTTNEIEKVKEDIDSLSGPIKRQR; this is encoded by the coding sequence ATGTTTGGTATAGGAGGAGGAGAATTAGTTTTTATTCTATTTATAGTACTAATGCTTTTTGGTTCAGATAAAGTGCCTGAAATCGCTCGTACAATGGGTAAAGCTATGGCTCAGTTAAAAAATGCAACTAATGATATCAAAAGTGAAATTCAAAAAGGAGCAGAGGCCAACGGTCTTGATTCTAAATCTTTGAATGATCTTACAGGAAACATTAATGCCGAAATTAATAATGCAAAATCGAATTTGCTTGGAGATACAGGAAATCTTTTAGGAGATACCACAAATGAAATCGAAAAAGTAAAAGAAGATATTGACTCTCTTTCAGGACCTATAAAACGCCAAAGATAA
- a CDS encoding phosphatase PAP2 family protein: MLEKIQELDKDLLIFLNGLGSETYDKLWLIITNQLYWTPFFILLFYLIYKKIGGKQTLYLLLFIAILIAFTDQTCNLFKHTFQRLRPCNDPEVNSIIRVVQVRKSFSFFSGHAANTMAVATFLFLVLKRYFKYLGFLFLWPLIFAYSRIYLGLHYPGDILAGYFFGAVFGFLIYLVYKRLKPQYFPG, translated from the coding sequence ATGCTTGAAAAAATACAGGAATTAGATAAAGATCTTTTAATATTTCTTAACGGATTAGGTTCTGAAACTTACGATAAACTTTGGCTGATTATTACAAATCAGTTGTATTGGACGCCATTTTTTATATTGCTGTTCTATCTTATTTATAAAAAAATAGGAGGAAAACAAACCCTGTATTTATTGCTTTTTATAGCTATTTTGATTGCTTTTACAGATCAGACTTGTAATCTGTTCAAACACACTTTCCAACGTTTACGTCCATGTAATGATCCGGAAGTAAACTCAATCATCAGAGTTGTTCAGGTCAGAAAATCGTTTAGTTTTTTCTCAGGACATGCGGCTAATACCATGGCTGTTGCAACATTCTTATTTTTGGTTTTAAAACGATACTTTAAATATTTAGGTTTCCTATTCTTATGGCCGCTAATTTTTGCTTACAGCCGTATTTATTTAGGATTGCATTATCCGGGTGATATTCTAGCAGGATATTTCTTTGGAGCTGTTTTCGGTTTCTTAATCTATTTGGTTTACAAAAGATTGAAACCACAGTATTTTCCGGGATAG
- a CDS encoding phytanoyl-CoA dioxygenase family protein has translation MIHSKQIHSEGFSIINNVFTENEIENLISLIENATQKDSDNATFRKSQDLFAIRQFHKEVPETLAFIFNENLNEIIESNFGKGYFITKSIYFDKPEKSNWFVAYHQDLTISVDRKIEVENFENWTLKQNQFAVQPPTEILEDNFTIRIHIDKTTKDNGALKVINNSHSKGIIRIENLDFENEKETICEVDKGGIMIMKPLLFHASNKTTNNERRRVIHIEFSKQQLPNGLEWSEKTIFQN, from the coding sequence ATGATTCACTCAAAACAAATTCATAGCGAAGGTTTTTCAATTATAAATAATGTTTTTACTGAAAATGAGATTGAAAATTTGATCTCGTTAATTGAAAATGCAACCCAAAAAGATTCTGATAATGCTACTTTCAGAAAATCACAAGATTTATTTGCCATCAGACAATTTCATAAAGAAGTTCCTGAGACTTTAGCTTTTATTTTTAATGAAAATTTAAACGAAATTATCGAATCCAATTTTGGAAAGGGATATTTCATAACCAAATCAATTTATTTTGATAAACCTGAAAAATCAAACTGGTTTGTGGCCTATCATCAGGATTTGACTATTTCGGTAGACAGAAAAATTGAAGTTGAGAATTTTGAAAATTGGACTTTAAAACAAAATCAATTTGCGGTTCAGCCTCCAACAGAAATTTTAGAAGATAATTTTACCATTAGAATTCATATTGATAAAACCACAAAAGACAATGGCGCTTTGAAAGTCATTAATAATTCCCATTCAAAAGGAATAATCCGAATTGAAAATTTGGATTTTGAAAATGAAAAAGAAACCATTTGCGAAGTAGACAAAGGCGGTATTATGATTATGAAACCACTACTTTTTCACGCTTCAAACAAAACCACAAATAACGAAAGAAGAAGAGTTATTCATATTGAATTCAGTAAACAACAACTCCCTAACGGTTTAGAATGGAGTGAAAAAACAATTTTTCAGAATTAG
- a CDS encoding O-methyltransferase, translating into MHFISQELEDYIEQHSENEPELLAKLNKETYQKILLPRMLSGHFQGRVLSMLSKLIRPVNILEIGTYTGYAALCLCEGMQENGQLHTIDIKEELVDFQRKYFDASPWGKQIFQHLGEAVNIIPDLDLKFDLVFIDADKENYLNYWEMIVPKMNKGGIILSDNVLWSGKILEPVHPNDVSTKVLLEYNQLLKDDPRVETVLLPIRDGLTVSRVL; encoded by the coding sequence ATGCATTTTATATCACAAGAACTCGAAGATTATATCGAACAGCATTCTGAAAATGAACCGGAATTATTAGCGAAACTCAACAAAGAAACCTACCAGAAAATACTTTTGCCGAGAATGTTAAGTGGCCACTTTCAGGGACGTGTTTTGAGTATGTTATCCAAACTAATTCGTCCTGTTAATATTCTGGAAATTGGAACTTATACCGGTTATGCTGCTTTATGTTTATGTGAAGGAATGCAGGAAAACGGACAATTACACACGATTGATATTAAAGAAGAATTGGTTGATTTTCAGCGAAAGTATTTTGATGCATCACCTTGGGGAAAACAAATTTTTCAACATTTAGGTGAAGCCGTAAATATTATTCCGGATTTAGATCTAAAATTTGATTTGGTTTTTATTGATGCTGACAAGGAAAACTATCTCAATTACTGGGAAATGATTGTTCCAAAGATGAATAAAGGCGGTATTATTTTGTCTGATAATGTTTTATGGAGTGGAAAAATTTTAGAACCGGTTCATCCAAATGATGTTAGCACAAAAGTACTTTTAGAATACAATCAGCTTTTGAAAGATGATCCTAGAGTCGAGACGGTTTTACTGCCTATTCGTGATGGGTTGACGGTGAGTAGGGTTTTATAA
- a CDS encoding YceI family protein: MKTSTIKFFALVTAFFGITSIVTAQKSYNLDSKSTFSVAGTSTLHDWEMKSASGTGTASLNIASGKLTDIDALTITLPAETVKSEKKSMDKVAYETLKTDKNKNIKYVLKSAEKVNETTWELTGTYTIAGVSKVYKTTAKTTVTKDGLNLQGSNKITFTDFGMKSPTAMLGTIKTGQDLTLKFNLNFNL, encoded by the coding sequence ATGAAAACAAGTACAATAAAATTTTTCGCATTAGTAACCGCTTTCTTCGGAATTACATCAATTGTTACTGCACAAAAATCATACAATTTAGACAGCAAATCTACTTTCTCTGTTGCAGGAACTTCAACACTTCACGACTGGGAAATGAAATCGGCTTCCGGAACTGGAACAGCATCCTTAAACATCGCTAGCGGAAAATTAACAGATATCGATGCATTAACCATAACCCTTCCGGCAGAAACCGTAAAAAGCGAGAAAAAAAGCATGGATAAAGTAGCTTATGAGACTTTAAAAACAGATAAAAATAAAAACATAAAATATGTTCTAAAATCTGCCGAAAAAGTAAACGAAACTACTTGGGAACTAACCGGAACTTACACCATTGCCGGAGTCAGCAAAGTGTATAAAACAACTGCAAAAACGACTGTTACAAAAGACGGTTTGAATCTGCAGGGATCTAATAAAATCACTTTTACAGATTTCGGAATGAAATCGCCAACTGCAATGCTTGGCACTATTAAAACAGGTCAGGACCTAACACTAAAATTTAATTTAAACTTTAATCTATAA
- a CDS encoding YceI family protein yields the protein MKTIKSILLTVLFTTATLQINAQRTYNVNASSTFEVAGTSTVHDWVMKSTEGTGTANLTIKDSKLTEINSLSISLLAESLKSYKASMDKVAYEALDTENHQNIEYVLKSATKIDDTTWNLTGVYTIAGVSREFVTQVRVTYNNGTFTLQGSNQITFADFEMAPPKAALGVVKAGKDLTVIFNIILS from the coding sequence ATGAAAACAATTAAATCAATCCTATTAACGGTACTCTTCACAACAGCTACTTTACAAATAAATGCGCAAAGAACTTATAACGTAAACGCAAGTTCCACTTTTGAAGTTGCAGGAACTTCAACTGTACACGATTGGGTAATGAAATCCACAGAGGGAACCGGAACAGCCAACTTAACCATAAAAGATTCTAAACTAACTGAAATAAATAGCTTGAGCATTTCATTATTAGCAGAAAGCTTAAAAAGTTATAAAGCCAGTATGGATAAAGTGGCATATGAAGCTTTGGATACAGAAAATCATCAAAACATTGAATACGTTTTAAAATCTGCTACTAAAATTGACGATACCACTTGGAATCTTACAGGAGTTTATACAATTGCAGGCGTAAGCAGAGAATTTGTAACACAAGTAAGAGTGACCTATAATAATGGAACTTTTACCTTACAGGGTTCCAATCAAATCACTTTTGCCGATTTTGAAATGGCTCCGCCAAAAGCAGCTCTTGGTGTTGTAAAAGCGGGAAAAGACTTGACAGTAATCTTCAACATCATTTTAAGCTAA
- the rlmN gene encoding 23S rRNA (adenine(2503)-C(2))-methyltransferase RlmN, whose product MQMEKKDIRALSKDQLRDFFVENGDKAFRGNQVYEWLWSKGAHSFEDMTNVAKTTRSMLENNFVINHIKVDTMQKSSDGTVKNAVRLHDGLVVESVLIPTETRTTACVSSQVGCSLDCNFCATARLKRMRNLEPGEIYDQVLAIDKESRLYYNHPLSNIVFMGMGEPLMNYNNVIKAIDMITSEEGLGMSPKRIMVSTSGIPKMIKKMADDDVKFKLAVSLHSAIDETRARIMPFSKNFPLKDLREALEYWYRKTKSKISYEYVVWKGINDDKASVDALVKFCKYVPCKVNLIEYNPIDDGEFQQASEEAIMAYIKALENIGVVVKVRRSRGKDIDAACGQLANKEA is encoded by the coding sequence ATGCAAATGGAGAAAAAAGACATACGCGCCTTATCAAAAGACCAGCTTCGCGATTTTTTTGTTGAAAATGGAGATAAAGCTTTTCGCGGAAATCAGGTTTATGAATGGTTGTGGAGCAAAGGAGCTCACAGTTTTGAAGATATGACTAATGTAGCTAAAACTACAAGGTCTATGCTGGAGAATAATTTTGTAATCAATCATATTAAGGTTGATACCATGCAAAAAAGCAGTGACGGAACTGTAAAAAATGCCGTGAGACTTCATGACGGACTTGTTGTGGAATCTGTTTTAATTCCAACAGAAACGAGAACTACAGCTTGTGTATCGAGTCAGGTTGGGTGTAGTTTAGATTGTAATTTCTGTGCTACTGCAAGATTAAAAAGAATGCGTAACCTTGAACCGGGCGAAATTTACGATCAGGTTCTGGCTATCGATAAAGAAAGTCGTTTGTATTACAATCATCCACTTTCGAATATTGTTTTTATGGGAATGGGAGAGCCTTTAATGAATTACAATAATGTCATTAAAGCAATTGATATGATTACTTCGGAAGAAGGTTTAGGAATGTCGCCGAAACGAATTATGGTTTCGACTTCCGGAATTCCGAAAATGATCAAAAAAATGGCAGATGACGATGTGAAGTTCAAATTAGCGGTTTCATTACATTCTGCAATTGATGAAACACGCGCGCGAATCATGCCTTTCAGTAAAAACTTTCCTTTAAAAGATCTAAGAGAAGCTTTAGAATATTGGTACAGAAAAACCAAAAGCAAAATTTCATATGAATATGTAGTTTGGAAAGGAATCAACGACGACAAAGCTTCGGTTGATGCGTTAGTGAAGTTCTGTAAATATGTGCCTTGCAAAGTCAATTTAATTGAATACAATCCAATTGATGACGGCGAATTCCAGCAAGCCTCAGAAGAAGCTATTATGGCTTATATAAAAGCCTTAGAAAATATTGGAGTGGTGGTAAAAGTAAGAAGAAGCCGAGGAAAAGACATAGATGCAGCTTGCGGTCAACTAGCCAACAAAGAAGCGTAA
- a CDS encoding polyprenyl synthetase family protein, which yields MNITSQIKQPIFNEMELFEKKFHESMTSKVALLNRITYYIVNRKGKQMRPMFVFLTAKMVSGGTVNERTYRGASVIELIHTATLVHDDVVDDSNRRRGFFSINALWKNKIAVLVGDYLLSKGLLLSIDNGDFDLLRIISVAVREMSEGELLQIEKARRLDITEDVYYEIIRKKTATLIAACCALGAKAVIEDDIQVENMRKFGELIGMAFQIKDDLFDYSEEAIGKPTGIDIKEQKMTLPLIHVLNTCTPQEKKWLINSIKNHNKDKKRVKEVIAFVKNNNGLAYAENKMVEFQQEALALLQNFEDSEYKDALTLMVNYVIERKK from the coding sequence ATGAATATTACGTCTCAAATAAAGCAGCCTATTTTTAACGAAATGGAACTTTTCGAAAAAAAGTTCCATGAGTCGATGACATCTAAGGTTGCCTTACTAAACCGAATCACTTATTATATCGTAAACCGCAAGGGAAAACAAATGCGTCCGATGTTTGTTTTTCTTACTGCAAAAATGGTTTCAGGCGGTACTGTAAACGAAAGAACGTATCGCGGAGCTTCGGTTATCGAATTAATTCATACCGCAACTTTAGTGCATGATGATGTGGTGGACGACAGCAATCGCCGCCGTGGATTTTTCTCTATCAATGCGCTTTGGAAAAATAAAATAGCTGTTTTAGTTGGAGATTATTTATTGTCTAAAGGTTTATTGCTTTCTATCGATAATGGCGATTTTGATTTATTGAGAATCATTTCGGTTGCCGTTCGTGAAATGAGCGAAGGAGAATTACTTCAAATAGAAAAAGCAAGAAGACTGGATATTACCGAAGACGTTTACTACGAAATCATCAGAAAGAAAACAGCAACGCTTATTGCAGCTTGTTGTGCGCTTGGCGCGAAAGCTGTAATCGAAGATGATATTCAGGTAGAAAATATGCGAAAGTTCGGTGAATTGATCGGAATGGCATTCCAAATCAAAGACGATTTGTTTGATTACAGCGAAGAAGCCATCGGAAAACCAACCGGAATCGATATTAAAGAGCAAAAAATGACTTTGCCTTTAATTCATGTTTTAAATACTTGTACACCGCAGGAAAAAAAGTGGTTAATCAACTCCATCAAAAACCACAACAAAGACAAAAAACGCGTAAAAGAAGTTATTGCCTTTGTAAAAAATAATAATGGTTTGGCTTACGCCGAAAATAAAATGGTCGAATTCCAGCAGGAAGCTCTTGCTCTTCTTCAAAACTTCGAAGATTCTGAATATAAAGACGCCTTGACTTTGATGGTTAATTATGTAATCGAGAGGAAGAAATAA